From Pseudofrankia saprophytica, a single genomic window includes:
- a CDS encoding NYN domain-containing protein, producing the protein MSKPLPAEVRTQVVAFAADTLAGLEDAEVPASLVAVRRFTPARRTKQGAVPLAAAVEHDAIFRGRVAEWVRRTHPGLADAVTATEGPPAAAPPAEVAAVAFVLRPPGWEDLLTVAATSSVQAAMSAKADEAAREVDRLTEALAAVQESGRAEREKLHDQLATIRLEVDDLRRRMRGSAERVRRAEQAAQEEVAAAVADRDGARVLARAAEGETRRLRARVGELEAALAGARREGRDARSLDDARLRVLLDTLMGAANGVRRELGLPTTVARPADLCATVDGQARDPFSAVGARGRPEDDPTAIDEVLTIPGIHLIVDGYNVTKRGYGALPLQAQRVRLLSGLGPLAGRAPDAEVTVVFDATAVASRPVGVTVPRGVRVLFSRQGELADEEIVRLVRAEPPGRPVVVVTSDREVAETCAAAGARSVPSAALLARLER; encoded by the coding sequence GTGAGCAAGCCGCTGCCGGCGGAGGTACGGACCCAGGTCGTCGCCTTCGCCGCTGACACACTCGCCGGCCTCGAGGATGCCGAGGTGCCGGCAAGCCTGGTCGCCGTGCGCCGGTTCACGCCCGCGCGGCGGACCAAGCAGGGCGCGGTGCCACTCGCGGCGGCGGTCGAGCACGACGCGATCTTCCGGGGCCGGGTGGCGGAATGGGTCCGGCGAACCCATCCGGGCCTCGCCGACGCCGTGACGGCGACCGAGGGCCCACCGGCCGCGGCGCCGCCGGCCGAGGTCGCCGCGGTCGCCTTCGTGCTACGCCCCCCAGGCTGGGAGGACCTGCTCACCGTCGCCGCGACGTCGTCCGTGCAGGCCGCGATGTCGGCGAAGGCCGACGAGGCCGCCCGCGAGGTCGACCGGCTCACCGAGGCGCTCGCCGCGGTCCAGGAGAGCGGCCGCGCCGAGCGGGAGAAGCTGCACGACCAGCTGGCCACCATCCGCCTGGAGGTGGATGACCTGCGCCGGCGGATGCGCGGCTCGGCCGAGCGGGTCCGGCGCGCCGAGCAGGCCGCGCAGGAGGAGGTCGCCGCCGCGGTGGCGGACCGGGACGGGGCCCGCGTCCTGGCTCGGGCCGCGGAGGGCGAGACCCGCCGGCTGCGGGCCAGGGTCGGCGAGCTGGAGGCGGCGCTCGCCGGCGCGCGCCGGGAAGGGCGCGACGCGCGCAGCCTCGACGACGCCCGCCTGCGCGTGCTGCTGGACACGCTGATGGGCGCGGCCAACGGCGTCCGCCGCGAGCTCGGGCTGCCCACCACGGTGGCGCGCCCGGCCGACCTGTGCGCCACCGTGGACGGGCAGGCCCGCGACCCGTTCTCCGCGGTCGGCGCCCGTGGGCGTCCTGAGGACGACCCGACGGCCATCGACGAGGTGCTCACGATCCCGGGCATCCATCTGATCGTCGACGGCTACAACGTCACCAAGCGCGGCTATGGCGCGCTGCCGCTGCAGGCCCAGCGGGTGCGGCTGCTGTCCGGGCTCGGCCCGCTCGCCGGCCGGGCACCGGACGCCGAGGTCACCGTGGTCTTCGACGCCACGGCGGTCGCCAGCCGTCCCGTCGGGGTGACGGTGCCGCGTGGTGTCCGGGTGCTGTTCAGCCGGCAGGGCGAGCTCGCCGACGAGGAGATCGTCCGGCTGGTCCGCGCCGAGCCCCCCGGCCGCCCGGTCGTCGTCGTGACCTCGGACCGCGAGGTCGCCGAGACCTGCGCCGCCGCCGGTGCCCGTTCCGTCCCGTCCGCCGCGCTCCTCGCCCGGCTGGAGCGCTGA
- a CDS encoding DUF4352 domain-containing protein, with protein sequence MSDQNPPTPPDGGGGHGQGGGGWPPHTPAPDWHAAPTAKADGSAWSSAAGQTPQPTPPGTPPPGGQGWPGTPAPGGQWPGPGDYPQTGYPQGTPAPGGYPPPGTPPPGGYPQPGTPAPGGYPAQGTPAPGYAPPGTPAPGGYPQTTPYPQGDAYPPAGGYPSSQPGYQQPGYQQPDYAQPGGYQQPGYQDTGYQQQGGYPPPGTPAGWSGQPGQPGQPGQPGRPSRRNGVILVSALAAVVAIVLGVVIALAVSGGDKDDTPPVTAPSVPTLGTGPAPTGSAPAVAPTTRPAGPAGCTPINAPGTAPEAGIADIGQTVTVMGDGDSSVSTYTARITLNSLCRTTSPITSYGDPPENGLFIIANFTVQVVSGTVNVYPLHFFGVSPDGSRYDATYDEVGARLDADDLASGQKVTGNIVFDVPDGDHLLYWEPLFATSRANFRY encoded by the coding sequence GTGAGCGACCAGAACCCTCCGACCCCGCCAGACGGCGGGGGCGGGCACGGGCAGGGCGGCGGCGGGTGGCCGCCGCACACCCCAGCGCCGGACTGGCATGCGGCCCCGACCGCCAAGGCGGACGGCTCGGCCTGGTCATCGGCCGCCGGCCAGACCCCGCAGCCCACGCCGCCAGGCACCCCGCCACCTGGCGGGCAGGGCTGGCCGGGCACGCCGGCGCCGGGCGGGCAGTGGCCAGGTCCCGGTGACTACCCACAGACGGGCTACCCGCAGGGCACCCCCGCGCCCGGCGGCTACCCCCCACCCGGAACCCCGCCGCCCGGCGGCTACCCCCAGCCCGGCACTCCAGCACCGGGTGGCTACCCCGCGCAGGGCACCCCGGCGCCCGGGTACGCCCCGCCCGGCACGCCCGCGCCAGGCGGCTATCCGCAGACGACGCCCTACCCGCAGGGCGACGCCTACCCGCCCGCCGGTGGCTACCCTTCCTCGCAGCCTGGGTACCAGCAGCCTGGCTACCAGCAGCCGGACTACGCCCAGCCCGGCGGCTACCAGCAGCCCGGCTACCAGGACACGGGTTACCAGCAGCAGGGCGGCTACCCCCCGCCCGGCACCCCCGCCGGTTGGTCCGGCCAACCAGGTCAGCCAGGGCAACCCGGTCAGCCAGGCAGGCCCTCCAGGCGCAACGGTGTCATCCTCGTCTCCGCGCTCGCGGCGGTCGTGGCGATCGTCCTCGGTGTCGTCATCGCGCTCGCGGTGAGTGGCGGCGACAAGGACGACACCCCTCCGGTCACCGCGCCGTCGGTGCCCACGCTGGGGACCGGCCCCGCGCCGACGGGCAGCGCCCCGGCGGTCGCGCCGACGACACGCCCCGCCGGACCGGCCGGCTGCACGCCGATCAACGCGCCGGGCACCGCGCCTGAGGCAGGTATCGCCGACATCGGCCAGACGGTGACGGTGATGGGCGACGGCGACAGCTCCGTCTCCACCTACACCGCGCGGATCACGCTGAACAGCCTCTGCCGCACCACTTCGCCGATAACGAGCTACGGCGACCCGCCGGAGAACGGGCTGTTCATCATCGCCAACTTCACCGTCCAGGTGGTGAGCGGCACGGTGAACGTGTACCCGCTGCACTTCTTCGGGGTCTCCCCCGACGGCTCCCGATACGACGCGACCTACGACGAGGTCGGAGCCCGTCTGGACGCCGACGACCTGGCGTCCGGCCAGAAGGTGACCGGCAACATCGTCTTCGACGTGCCGGACGGCGACCACCTGCTGTACTGGGAGCCGCTGTTCGCCACCTCCCGGGCGAACTTCCGCTACTGA
- a CDS encoding HIT family protein has translation MPTIFTRIINGELPGRFVYEDEHTVAFLTISPIRPGHTLVVPRLEIDHWINLPDESQRELWSAASKVGRAIQAAFQPRRVAAIIAGLEVPHVHVHLIPIESEKQLDFGLADPHPAPEHLDEVAERIRAAVA, from the coding sequence ATGCCGACAATCTTCACCCGGATCATCAACGGAGAGCTGCCGGGTCGGTTCGTCTACGAGGACGAGCACACGGTCGCGTTCCTGACGATCTCTCCGATCCGGCCGGGCCACACGCTCGTCGTGCCGCGGCTGGAGATCGACCACTGGATCAATCTTCCGGACGAGTCGCAGCGCGAGCTGTGGAGCGCGGCGTCGAAGGTCGGCCGGGCGATCCAGGCCGCGTTCCAGCCGCGCCGGGTCGCGGCGATCATCGCCGGGCTGGAGGTGCCGCACGTGCACGTGCACCTGATCCCGATCGAGAGCGAGAAGCAGCTCGACTTCGGCCTCGCCGACCCGCACCCGGCGCCGGAGCACCTCGACGAGGTCGCCGAGCGCATCAGGGCCGCCGTCGCCTGA
- a CDS encoding VOC family protein: MRHHARVAGFETHGLRVARVGVDCVDVDRMIRFWSRALGYEVTLRGGDIAELRHPASAGPKLLLRQVRKLGPARNRLQLDLYAVDAERVASWLATLGARRVRRLEAAGEAGYLLADPEGNEFRVITAGPAAFTRPFA, translated from the coding sequence ATGCGGCATCATGCGCGAGTGGCCGGGTTTGAGACGCACGGGCTGAGGGTAGCGCGGGTCGGGGTCGACTGCGTGGATGTCGACCGAATGATCCGCTTTTGGTCTAGAGCGCTGGGATATGAGGTAACCCTCCGCGGCGGCGACATCGCGGAGCTGCGCCATCCTGCGAGCGCGGGGCCGAAACTGCTGCTGCGCCAGGTCCGCAAGCTCGGCCCGGCGCGCAACCGCCTCCAGCTCGACCTCTATGCCGTCGACGCCGAGCGCGTCGCCAGCTGGCTCGCCACCCTGGGCGCCCGGCGCGTCCGCCGCCTGGAGGCCGCCGGCGAGGCCGGCTACCTCCTGGCCGACCCCGAGGGCAACGAGTTCCGCGTCATCACCGCCGGCCCCGCCGCCTTCACCCGCCCCTTCGCGTAG
- a CDS encoding DUF3592 domain-containing protein translates to MRDTFTPSQADREHPETIAALVGLASALYAVTIVFCLMTWWYHEERDQRARAATLAEGTVISAHHGKSGSSVQVRWSDAAGDTHVQNFETRAEHRSGDRFPVLYDPRRPNTRAYPALPGEITTANGHLRFLALAGLVPVLGWWAVIGAQFRFVSRQSARPMTAAAYVGQQNLDWSSFTRVEFHRFFIPAGAELWIQLVGPAANHYGMTEWAVSWQRVMWHPAAASLPPGSSVIIFGDLARSGWLIGPVVVQLADGTRLVPIGSIRSRLPESFVLEPATARTWSARWNRPAFFAFVGAAVCATFATMIAVAAGYSIGAVAAGALAFGVAGAALPVNVWAGHGGAPPWP, encoded by the coding sequence ATGCGAGACACCTTCACGCCCTCCCAGGCCGACCGTGAGCACCCCGAGACGATCGCCGCGCTCGTGGGACTCGCCAGCGCGCTCTACGCCGTCACGATCGTCTTCTGCCTGATGACCTGGTGGTACCACGAGGAGCGGGACCAGCGTGCCCGCGCGGCAACCCTCGCCGAGGGAACCGTCATCAGTGCTCATCATGGCAAGAGCGGGTCGTCCGTCCAGGTCCGCTGGTCCGATGCCGCCGGCGACACGCACGTACAGAACTTCGAGACGCGTGCCGAGCACCGCTCGGGTGACCGCTTCCCTGTCCTGTACGACCCGCGGAGACCGAACACGCGCGCCTATCCCGCGTTACCGGGGGAGATCACCACCGCGAACGGTCATCTCCGGTTCCTTGCTCTCGCTGGCCTGGTTCCGGTTCTCGGATGGTGGGCCGTGATCGGCGCGCAGTTCCGCTTCGTGTCTCGTCAGTCCGCGAGACCCATGACCGCGGCCGCGTACGTAGGGCAGCAGAACCTTGACTGGTCGTCCTTCACTCGCGTCGAGTTCCATCGGTTCTTCATTCCCGCTGGGGCGGAGCTCTGGATCCAGCTGGTCGGGCCGGCCGCCAACCACTACGGAATGACCGAATGGGCGGTCAGCTGGCAGCGGGTGATGTGGCATCCGGCAGCCGCCAGCCTGCCGCCTGGCTCCTCTGTGATCATATTCGGTGACCTGGCGAGGTCTGGCTGGCTGATCGGGCCCGTGGTGGTCCAACTGGCCGACGGCACCCGTCTCGTGCCCATAGGGTCGATACGTTCCCGATTGCCCGAGTCCTTCGTACTTGAGCCGGCGACGGCGCGTACCTGGTCGGCCCGGTGGAATCGACCGGCCTTCTTCGCTTTCGTCGGTGCCGCCGTGTGCGCCACATTCGCAACGATGATTGCCGTCGCGGCTGGCTATTCCATCGGAGCGGTGGCGGCCGGTGCGCTGGCCTTCGGAGTCGCGGGGGCCGCTCTGCCCGTCAACGTCTGGGCCGGTCACGGTGGTGCGCCGCCCTGGCCATAG
- a CDS encoding DEDD exonuclease domain-containing protein — MSPEPSAPAPAGGRQGSFDELGRPLRDVTFVVFDLETTGTGPAESEITEFGAVKVRGGEVVAEFATLVRTSDGVPPLITVLTGITDAMLATAPALAEVLPAFLEFSRDAVLVAHNAPFDLSFLKAACERVGYPVPAWEHLDTARLARRIVTRDESPNNKLSSLAQLFGARTEPCHRALSDARATVDVLHGLFERLGNLGVTTLEDVHEYSARVSPAQRRKRTLADDLPTGPGVYLFRDGSGRVLYVGKSASVRARVRNYFTASETRTRMAEMVAAAERVDAIECAHALEAEVRELRLIAQHKPPYNRRSRFPERVVFLRLTDEPFPRLSQVRAVRDDGGTYLGPFGAAAGAELAADGLLEAVALRRCGGRLSPRRTSPACALAELGKCGAPCDGRQSLEEYAAVVATAREAMAGDPAVVVAAAHARIGRLAAQQRFEEAAVVRDRMASFVRAAARHQRLAVLGAIPELVGAVPTADRGWDLAVVRHGRLAAAATVARGVDPRPWVDAVVATAETVRPGPGPTPAASAAEMERIERWLSTPGARLVQLAGTWAWPAAGAARAASELPERAPAPSAPSGPRTDRRMAHQPGHPRRPS, encoded by the coding sequence GTGTCACCTGAGCCTTCGGCGCCGGCCCCGGCCGGCGGGCGGCAGGGCAGCTTCGACGAGCTGGGCCGGCCGCTGCGGGACGTCACGTTCGTCGTGTTCGACCTGGAGACGACCGGCACCGGGCCGGCCGAGTCCGAGATCACCGAGTTCGGCGCGGTGAAGGTCCGCGGCGGCGAGGTCGTGGCCGAGTTCGCCACCCTGGTACGCACGTCCGACGGGGTGCCGCCGCTGATCACCGTACTGACCGGGATCACCGACGCGATGCTCGCGACCGCGCCGGCGCTGGCGGAGGTGCTGCCGGCGTTCCTGGAGTTCAGCCGCGACGCCGTGCTCGTCGCGCACAACGCGCCCTTCGACCTGAGCTTCCTCAAGGCGGCCTGCGAACGCGTCGGCTATCCCGTCCCCGCCTGGGAGCACCTGGACACCGCCCGGCTGGCCCGGCGGATCGTGACCCGCGACGAGAGCCCCAACAACAAGCTGTCGTCGCTTGCCCAGCTGTTCGGGGCCCGCACCGAGCCGTGCCACCGCGCGCTCTCAGACGCCCGCGCCACCGTGGACGTCCTGCATGGCCTGTTCGAGCGGCTCGGCAACCTGGGCGTGACGACGCTGGAGGACGTCCACGAGTACAGCGCCCGGGTGTCCCCCGCACAGCGGCGCAAGCGCACCCTCGCCGACGATCTGCCCACCGGCCCCGGGGTCTACCTGTTCCGCGACGGCTCCGGTCGGGTGCTCTACGTCGGCAAGTCCGCGTCGGTGCGGGCCCGCGTGCGCAACTACTTCACCGCGAGCGAGACGCGCACCCGGATGGCCGAGATGGTCGCGGCCGCCGAGCGGGTGGACGCGATCGAGTGCGCGCACGCGCTCGAGGCGGAGGTGCGCGAGCTGCGCCTGATCGCCCAGCACAAGCCGCCCTACAACCGCCGGTCCCGGTTCCCGGAGCGGGTGGTGTTCCTCCGGCTCACCGACGAGCCGTTCCCCCGCCTCTCCCAGGTCCGCGCGGTCCGGGACGACGGCGGCACCTACCTCGGCCCGTTCGGCGCCGCGGCCGGCGCGGAGCTCGCCGCCGACGGGCTGCTGGAGGCGGTGGCGCTGCGCCGCTGCGGCGGGCGGCTCTCGCCGCGGCGAACGAGCCCGGCCTGCGCGCTGGCGGAGCTGGGCAAGTGCGGCGCGCCCTGCGACGGGCGGCAGTCCCTGGAGGAGTACGCCGCCGTGGTGGCCACGGCCAGGGAGGCGATGGCGGGCGACCCCGCGGTCGTCGTCGCCGCCGCGCACGCGCGGATCGGCCGGCTGGCCGCCCAGCAGCGGTTCGAGGAGGCCGCGGTCGTCCGGGACCGGATGGCTTCGTTCGTGCGGGCCGCCGCCCGCCACCAACGACTGGCGGTTCTGGGCGCGATCCCGGAGCTGGTGGGCGCCGTCCCCACCGCCGACCGCGGCTGGGACCTCGCCGTCGTCCGCCATGGCCGGCTCGCCGCCGCGGCGACCGTGGCCCGCGGCGTCGACCCGCGCCCCTGGGTGGACGCCGTCGTCGCCACCGCCGAGACGGTGCGACCTGGCCCCGGGCCCACCCCGGCCGCGTCCGCCGCCGAGATGGAGCGGATCGAGCGCTGGTTGTCCACCCCCGGAGCCCGCCTCGTGCAGCTCGCGGGTACCTGGGCCTGGCCCGCCGCCGGCGCGGCCCGCGCCGCGTCCGAACTCCCCGAGCGGGCCCCGGCCCCATCTGCCCCGTCGGGCCCCCGCACCGACCGCCGCATGGCCCACCAGCCCGGGCACCCGCGCCGCCCCTCCTAG
- a CDS encoding type IV toxin-antitoxin system AbiEi family antitoxin domain-containing protein: protein MSRRSAQSDSAAMRLVGRVAEGQSGMVTYAQAMETGLTRQEIRTFVRRGWWERPVRGAYIIRSIADRVDPPGHPGQCARLRPRVLAALATHPDAVVCGITAARMLGFGSVVDAADDEPVHLLVPDRGSRRSARGVVLVPRRGAPPPEDVVVLSGIPMTSPALTLADLVLIADTREDAVSLMDAALRSGTLVDVTPARAASAGRPGCRRVAPWWALADGRSESVLETRTRLLLVDHDLAPEELQYPVWDDRIRFVARVDLAYPRDRVAVEADGARFHGSGGGGGAKVGPSSPSPPRPGTTQDGDAHGLEPLFRDRRRQNALTRLGWKIVRVTWADVTNHPRQVIGDIQGTLRTRRS from the coding sequence GTGTCCAGAAGATCAGCCCAGTCGGACTCGGCGGCGATGCGGCTCGTCGGGCGGGTGGCCGAGGGGCAGAGCGGGATGGTCACCTATGCGCAGGCGATGGAGACCGGGCTGACCCGACAGGAGATCCGGACGTTCGTTCGCCGGGGCTGGTGGGAGCGCCCGGTACGCGGCGCCTACATCATCAGGTCGATCGCCGACCGAGTCGATCCGCCCGGCCATCCCGGCCAGTGCGCCCGGCTGCGCCCGCGGGTGCTGGCCGCACTCGCCACCCATCCGGATGCCGTCGTCTGCGGCATCACGGCGGCTCGGATGCTCGGTTTCGGCTCGGTCGTGGACGCGGCCGACGACGAGCCGGTGCATCTGTTGGTCCCCGACCGCGGGAGCCGGCGTTCAGCACGCGGAGTGGTCCTCGTGCCGCGACGCGGCGCGCCGCCGCCCGAGGACGTCGTCGTCCTGTCGGGCATACCGATGACCTCACCGGCCCTGACCCTGGCGGATCTCGTCCTCATCGCTGACACCCGGGAGGACGCGGTGAGCCTCATGGACGCGGCCCTGCGGTCCGGGACGCTGGTCGACGTGACGCCGGCACGCGCCGCGAGCGCCGGGCGGCCCGGATGCCGGCGTGTCGCCCCCTGGTGGGCCCTGGCCGACGGACGGTCGGAGTCCGTGTTGGAGACACGCACCCGCCTCCTTCTGGTCGATCATGACCTCGCGCCCGAAGAGCTGCAGTACCCGGTCTGGGACGACCGCATCAGGTTTGTGGCTCGGGTGGACCTTGCCTACCCGCGCGACCGGGTCGCCGTAGAGGCGGATGGAGCCCGATTCCACGGCAGCGGCGGAGGCGGAGGCGCGAAAGTTGGTCCATCCAGTCCGAGTCCGCCCCGCCCTGGAACAACTCAAGACGGCGACGCCCACGGCTTGGAGCCTCTCTTCCGCGACCGCCGCCGGCAGAACGCGCTCACGAGGCTCGGCTGGAAGATCGTGCGCGTCACCTGGGCCGACGTGACGAACCACCCGCGCCAGGTGATCGGCGACATCCAGGGCACCCTCCGGACCCGGCGCTCCTAG
- a CDS encoding cytochrome b — MTTTTGPAGQPAAAPKLAKRPSPVRKANRAVDERFHTQRALRENLNKVFPDHWSFMIGEIALYSFIILLLTGIYLTLFFDPSNTEVIYNGSYVPLKGVEMSRAYASTLDISFDTRAGLVFRQIHHWAALLFVAAMMVHLFRVFFTGAYRKPREVNWLIGVGLLVMGIFEGFAGYSLPDDLLSGTGLRIASSIAQSIPIIGTWASFLVFNGEWPGTDFLPRLYVAHILLIPGLLLALVGAHLGILWYQKHTDFPGPGKTEDNVIGHRVFPVFAVKSGGFFMMVFAMLALLGGLAQINPIWVFGPYDPSKVSSASQPDFYIGFLDGSTRLMPPWEFRGFGHTVAAVFWPTVILPGILFTLLALWPWLESKFTGDRESHNLLQRPREAPTRTAIGAMSISFYLVLLISGGNDVLAKTFSISLNAMTWAGRVGIIIVPPIAYKVTKMICISLNKRDHDIAHHGIETGIIRQLPTGEFVEDHRPKPDPVPDYPIVPTHRFELPAAGHANGNGHAKGGIGTRARKAVTGFFTEEKAEGGEEPVGGAPRH, encoded by the coding sequence ATGACGACGACGACCGGGCCTGCCGGCCAGCCCGCGGCCGCCCCGAAGCTCGCGAAGCGGCCGAGCCCGGTCCGCAAGGCCAACCGGGCGGTGGACGAGCGGTTCCACACCCAGCGGGCGCTGCGGGAGAACCTGAACAAGGTCTTCCCCGACCACTGGTCGTTCATGATCGGTGAGATCGCGCTCTACAGCTTCATCATCCTGCTGCTGACCGGGATCTACCTGACGCTGTTCTTCGACCCGAGCAACACCGAGGTCATCTACAACGGCTCGTACGTCCCGCTCAAGGGCGTGGAGATGAGCCGGGCGTACGCGTCGACCTTGGACATCAGCTTCGACACCCGGGCCGGGCTGGTCTTCCGCCAGATCCACCACTGGGCGGCGCTGCTGTTCGTCGCGGCGATGATGGTCCACCTGTTCCGGGTGTTCTTCACCGGTGCGTACCGCAAGCCGCGTGAGGTCAACTGGCTGATCGGCGTCGGCCTGCTGGTCATGGGCATCTTCGAGGGCTTCGCCGGCTACTCGCTGCCGGACGACCTGCTCTCCGGCACCGGCCTGCGGATCGCCTCGTCGATCGCCCAGTCGATCCCGATCATCGGCACCTGGGCGTCGTTCCTGGTGTTCAACGGCGAATGGCCCGGTACGGACTTCCTGCCCCGGCTCTACGTCGCGCACATCCTGCTGATACCGGGCCTCCTGTTGGCGCTCGTCGGCGCGCACCTGGGCATCCTCTGGTACCAGAAACACACCGACTTCCCCGGCCCGGGCAAGACCGAGGACAACGTCATCGGCCACCGGGTGTTCCCGGTGTTCGCGGTGAAGTCCGGCGGGTTCTTCATGATGGTCTTCGCGATGCTGGCGCTGCTGGGCGGCCTCGCGCAGATCAACCCGATCTGGGTGTTCGGCCCGTACGACCCGTCGAAGGTCAGCTCGGCGTCCCAGCCGGACTTCTACATCGGCTTCCTGGACGGCTCGACGCGTCTCATGCCGCCCTGGGAGTTCCGCGGGTTCGGGCACACGGTCGCCGCCGTGTTCTGGCCGACGGTGATCCTGCCCGGCATCCTGTTCACGCTGCTGGCGTTGTGGCCGTGGCTCGAGTCGAAGTTCACCGGGGACCGCGAGTCGCACAACCTGCTGCAGCGGCCGCGGGAGGCGCCGACCCGCACCGCGATCGGCGCCATGTCGATCAGCTTCTACCTGGTGCTGCTGATCTCGGGTGGCAACGACGTCCTCGCGAAGACGTTCAGCATCTCGCTGAACGCGATGACCTGGGCCGGCCGCGTCGGGATCATCATCGTCCCGCCGATCGCGTACAAGGTCACCAAGATGATCTGCATCTCGCTCAACAAGCGGGATCACGACATCGCCCACCACGGCATCGAGACCGGGATCATCCGGCAGCTGCCGACCGGCGAGTTCGTCGAGGACCACCGGCCCAAGCCGGACCCGGTGCCCGACTACCCGATCGTGCCGACGCATCGCTTCGAGCTGCCGGCCGCGGGTCACGCCAACGGCAACGGGCATGCCAAGGGCGGCATCGGCACCCGGGCCCGCAAGGCCGTCACCGGCTTCTTCACCGAGGAGAAGGCCGAAGGCGGCGAGGAACCGGTCGGCGGCGCCCCCCGCCACTGA
- a CDS encoding ubiquinol-cytochrome c reductase iron-sulfur subunit yields the protein MSEQDDTPTGGESVFDRVKRPAGGEPAGGSGPASGSGGSGIPEGPEVLGTPPAPTDSTQLEEHTSWRHASVTPRPPRAEDVDRRAERRAERLIALWFTVSVIGTLGFIVANFVGDKHKAYYTPCLGLGIALAVGGLGVGMILWAKRLMPHEQAVQERHSFKSTDVETAVLEEEVALGFDAMGLGRFKLVRRSLLGAGAVLGGLAVVPLLNLTNAKPGKKLDHTHWVKGARMVTGEGRFVKLGDISIGGIETVFPAVPIKDAGGSTKFEPQLDLHAKADSATILVRLEPGINKPRPGRENWDLAGLVAYSKICSHAGCPVSLYEQQTHHLLCPCHQSVFDVPDGCRAIFGPASRSLPQLALGVDGEGYLIAKNGDYTEPIGPAFWERS from the coding sequence ATGAGCGAGCAGGACGACACCCCCACCGGGGGTGAGAGCGTCTTCGACCGGGTGAAGCGCCCGGCCGGGGGCGAGCCGGCCGGCGGGAGCGGGCCGGCCAGCGGGAGCGGCGGCTCCGGGATCCCGGAGGGCCCCGAGGTGCTGGGCACCCCGCCGGCTCCGACCGACTCCACGCAGTTGGAGGAGCACACCTCCTGGCGGCACGCGAGCGTCACGCCCCGCCCGCCTCGGGCCGAGGACGTCGACCGGCGTGCCGAGCGGCGCGCGGAGCGGCTGATCGCGCTCTGGTTCACCGTCTCGGTGATCGGAACGCTTGGCTTCATCGTCGCCAACTTCGTGGGCGACAAGCACAAGGCGTACTACACCCCGTGCCTGGGTCTCGGGATCGCGCTCGCGGTCGGCGGCCTCGGCGTCGGGATGATCCTGTGGGCCAAGCGGCTGATGCCGCACGAGCAGGCCGTCCAGGAGCGGCACTCCTTCAAGAGCACCGACGTCGAGACGGCGGTCCTCGAGGAGGAGGTGGCCCTCGGTTTCGACGCCATGGGCTTGGGCCGGTTCAAGCTGGTGCGCCGCAGCCTGCTCGGCGCCGGCGCCGTGCTCGGCGGCCTCGCGGTGGTGCCGCTGCTGAACCTCACGAACGCCAAGCCGGGTAAGAAGCTCGACCACACCCACTGGGTGAAGGGCGCGCGGATGGTCACCGGCGAGGGACGGTTCGTCAAGCTCGGCGACATCTCCATCGGCGGCATCGAGACCGTCTTCCCGGCGGTGCCCATCAAGGACGCGGGCGGCTCCACGAAATTCGAGCCCCAGCTCGACCTGCACGCCAAGGCCGACAGCGCCACGATCCTGGTCCGTCTCGAGCCGGGCATCAACAAGCCTCGGCCCGGTCGGGAGAACTGGGACCTGGCCGGCCTGGTCGCCTACTCGAAGATCTGCTCGCACGCCGGCTGCCCGGTCAGCCTCTACGAGCAGCAGACCCACCACCTGCTCTGCCCGTGCCACCAGTCGGTCTTCGACGTGCCGGACGGTTGCCGCGCCATCTTCGGCCCGGCCAGCCGGTCGCTGCCGCAGCTCGCGCTCGGCGTCGACGGTGAGGGCTACCTCATCGCCAAGAACGGCGACTACACTGAGCCGATCGGGCCCGCGTTCTGGGAGCGCTCATGA